A window of the Polaribacter sp. HaHaR_3_91 genome harbors these coding sequences:
- a CDS encoding NifU family protein gives MTAQETLNNVEKALEEIRPFLVSDGGNIKLLSIEDNIVNVQLEGACTGCSVNQMTLKNGVEATIKKYAPQITEVINVA, from the coding sequence ATGACAGCACAAGAAACATTAAATAATGTAGAAAAAGCATTAGAAGAAATTCGCCCTTTTTTAGTGAGTGATGGTGGTAATATTAAACTTTTATCTATAGAAGATAATATTGTTAATGTTCAGCTAGAAGGCGCATGTACAGGTTGTTCTGTAAATCAAATGACCTTAAAAAATGGCGTTGAAGCAACTATAAAAAAGTATGCGCCACAAATTACAGAAGTAATAAATGTTGCGTAA
- the trmB gene encoding tRNA (guanosine(46)-N7)-methyltransferase TrmB: protein MGSKNKLKRFKENETFKNVIQPTREEVVTDFSHKGKWHSFFGNNNPIVVELGCGKGEYTIALARKNPNKNYIGIDIKGARFWRGAKTAIEENLDNVAFVRTQIELVDFIFAENEVSEIWITFPDPQIKFQRTKHRMTNSSFMKKYHHILNAEGIMNLKTDSEFMHGYTLGLLHGEGHEILYANHTVYKNEGAPKEVTETQTFYEKQYLEVDKPITYIKFRLKY, encoded by the coding sequence TTGGGAAGCAAAAACAAACTGAAACGTTTCAAGGAAAATGAAACGTTTAAAAATGTCATTCAGCCAACTAGAGAAGAAGTTGTAACAGATTTCTCTCATAAAGGTAAATGGCATTCTTTTTTTGGTAACAACAATCCTATTGTTGTAGAGTTGGGGTGTGGTAAAGGAGAGTATACCATTGCTTTGGCTAGAAAAAATCCAAATAAAAATTATATTGGTATAGATATTAAAGGCGCTCGCTTTTGGAGAGGAGCAAAAACTGCAATAGAAGAAAATCTAGATAATGTAGCTTTTGTGAGAACTCAAATAGAGTTGGTCGATTTTATTTTTGCCGAAAATGAAGTTTCAGAAATTTGGATTACGTTCCCAGATCCTCAAATAAAATTTCAGCGTACAAAACATAGAATGACAAATTCTAGTTTTATGAAAAAATACCATCATATTCTTAATGCAGAAGGAATTATGAATCTAAAAACAGATTCTGAATTTATGCATGGTTATACTTTAGGGCTGTTACATGGAGAAGGACACGAAATTTTATATGCAAACCATACCGTGTATAAAAATGAAGGCGCTCCAAAAGAAGTTACAGAAACACAAACTTTTTACGAAAAACAATATTTAGAAGTAGATAAACCTATTACTTATATTAAGTTTCGATTAAAATATTAA
- a CDS encoding four helix bundle protein has protein sequence MAEGSSRTDKSFSDFIDIALGSSFELETQLIIACNRNYINIEQLAKIEIKIQEF, from the coding sequence ATTGCAGAAGGATCATCGAGAACAGATAAATCTTTTTCTGACTTTATTGATATCGCTTTAGGTTCTTCTTTCGAGCTCGAAACTCAATTAATAATAGCTTGTAACAGAAATTATATAAATATAGAACAATTAGCAAAGATTGAAATTAAAATTCAAGAATTTTAA
- a CDS encoding MGMT family protein: MKESDNFFDKVYQVARLIPFGKVTSYGAIATYLGAARSARMVGWAMNKAHNLDDVPTHRVVNRKGLLTGKHHFDGTNLMQQLLESEGIIVIENQIQDLEKVFWNPMEELS; this comes from the coding sequence GTGAAAGAATCCGATAATTTTTTTGATAAAGTTTACCAAGTAGCTCGTCTAATTCCTTTTGGTAAAGTTACCAGTTACGGAGCAATTGCAACGTATTTAGGAGCAGCAAGATCTGCAAGAATGGTAGGTTGGGCAATGAATAAAGCGCATAATTTAGACGATGTTCCTACACATAGAGTTGTCAATAGAAAAGGATTGCTTACTGGCAAACATCATTTTGATGGTACAAACCTTATGCAGCAATTACTAGAAAGCGAAGGGATTATTGTAATCGAAAACCAAATTCAAGATTTAGAAAAAGTATTTTGGAATCCTATGGAAGAGTTGTCTTAG
- the hppD gene encoding 4-hydroxyphenylpyruvate dioxygenase, producing the protein MSKKEIKSVNYGLEKIFEGAQDFLPLLGTDYVEFYVGNAKQAAHFYKTAFGFQSHAYRGLETGSKDAVSYVLTQDKIKLMLTTPLNSKSPINDHIVKHGDGVKIIALWVEDARKTYAETTSRGAKSYMEPTVEQDEHGEVVRAGIYTYGETVHLFVERKNYNGAFLPGFKKWESDYNPPAAGLKYIDHMVGNVGWNQMNTWVKFYEDVMGFVNFLSFDDKQIHTEYSALMSKVMSNGNGRIKFPINEPAEGKKRSQIEEYLDFYEGSGVQHIAVATDDIIKTVGQLKVNGVEFLSTPPEEYYNAVPGRLEEYSHELREDIEKLKGLGIMIDADEEGYLLQIFTKPVEDRPTLFFEIIQRMGAKGFGAGNFKALFESIEREQAKRGTL; encoded by the coding sequence ATGAGTAAAAAAGAAATAAAATCAGTAAACTATGGTTTAGAAAAAATATTTGAAGGCGCACAAGATTTCCTTCCATTATTAGGAACAGATTACGTAGAGTTTTACGTTGGTAACGCAAAACAAGCAGCACACTTTTACAAGACAGCCTTTGGTTTTCAGTCACATGCGTATCGTGGTTTAGAAACGGGGTCTAAAGATGCTGTAAGTTATGTATTAACTCAAGATAAAATAAAGTTAATGTTAACTACTCCGTTAAATAGCAAATCTCCTATAAATGATCATATTGTAAAACATGGCGATGGTGTAAAAATTATTGCACTTTGGGTAGAAGATGCTAGAAAAACGTATGCAGAAACAACATCCCGCGGAGCGAAATCTTATATGGAACCAACTGTAGAACAAGACGAACATGGTGAGGTTGTTAGAGCAGGAATTTATACGTACGGAGAAACAGTACATCTATTTGTTGAACGTAAAAACTACAACGGTGCATTTTTACCAGGTTTTAAAAAATGGGAATCAGATTACAATCCGCCAGCTGCAGGATTAAAATACATAGACCACATGGTTGGTAATGTGGGTTGGAATCAAATGAATACGTGGGTAAAATTTTATGAAGATGTTATGGGCTTTGTTAACTTTTTATCTTTTGATGACAAGCAAATTCATACAGAATATTCCGCATTAATGAGTAAAGTAATGTCTAATGGAAATGGAAGAATCAAATTCCCTATAAATGAACCTGCAGAAGGAAAAAAACGTTCTCAAATTGAAGAATATTTAGATTTTTACGAAGGTTCTGGCGTGCAACATATTGCAGTTGCTACAGATGACATCATAAAAACGGTTGGTCAATTAAAAGTAAACGGCGTAGAATTTTTATCAACGCCACCAGAAGAATATTATAATGCAGTTCCAGGAAGATTAGAAGAATATAGCCATGAGTTAAGAGAAGATATCGAAAAATTAAAAGGTTTGGGTATTATGATTGATGCTGATGAAGAAGGATATTTATTACAAATTTTTACAAAACCTGTGGAAGATAGACCAACTTTGTTTTTCGAAATCATTCAAAGAATGGGAGCTAAAGGTTTTGGAGCAGGAAACTTTAAAGCATTGTTTGAATCTATAGAAAGAGAGCAAGCAAAAAGAGGGACGCTTTAA
- a CDS encoding Mrp/NBP35 family ATP-binding protein has product MSFKKQDIYKALETITAPGEGKSLIENNNVTNVVTFGNEVEVDVTISNPTLQAKKKIETEITKAIQTNVDEQIIVKVNVKVEKPAEKVNPNQIKGKAIPNIKNIIAIASGKGGVGKSTITANTAISLAKMGFKVGVLDADVYGPSQHIMFDVEKARPLSVNIDGRSKMEPVENYGVKLLSLGFFIDPNQAVIWRGPMASKALNQLIFDGNWGELDFLLIDLPPGTGDVHLSIVQALPINGAVVVSTPQNIALADAKKGVAMFQQENINVPVLGIIENMAYFTPEELPDNKYYIFGKDGAKNLAEDIKTKFLGEIPLVQSIREAGDVGHPVALQNGTILEKSFNDITKEMVAELLKRNADLPPTEVVRITTMSGCSSVKK; this is encoded by the coding sequence GTGAGTTTTAAGAAACAAGATATATACAAGGCATTAGAAACAATTACCGCTCCCGGAGAAGGTAAAAGTTTAATAGAAAACAATAATGTAACTAACGTTGTTACTTTTGGTAATGAAGTAGAGGTAGATGTTACCATTAGCAACCCAACTTTACAAGCTAAAAAGAAAATTGAAACGGAAATAACCAAAGCAATTCAAACCAATGTTGACGAGCAAATTATTGTAAAAGTTAACGTAAAAGTAGAAAAGCCAGCAGAAAAAGTAAATCCGAATCAAATTAAGGGAAAAGCAATACCTAATATTAAAAATATTATTGCAATTGCATCTGGTAAAGGTGGTGTTGGTAAATCTACAATTACCGCAAATACAGCAATTTCTTTAGCTAAAATGGGCTTTAAAGTAGGTGTTTTAGATGCCGATGTTTACGGTCCGTCACAACACATCATGTTCGATGTAGAAAAAGCAAGACCACTTTCTGTAAATATAGACGGTAGATCTAAAATGGAGCCTGTAGAAAACTATGGTGTAAAATTATTATCATTAGGCTTTTTTATAGATCCAAACCAAGCAGTAATTTGGCGTGGACCAATGGCGTCAAAAGCATTAAATCAATTAATTTTTGATGGTAATTGGGGCGAGTTAGACTTTCTTTTAATCGATTTACCTCCAGGAACAGGGGATGTGCATTTATCAATTGTGCAAGCTTTACCAATTAACGGAGCAGTTGTAGTAAGTACACCACAAAATATTGCGTTGGCAGATGCTAAAAAAGGAGTTGCAATGTTTCAACAAGAAAACATTAATGTACCTGTTTTAGGAATCATTGAAAATATGGCGTATTTTACACCAGAAGAATTGCCAGATAACAAGTATTATATTTTTGGTAAAGACGGTGCTAAAAATTTAGCAGAAGACATTAAAACTAAGTTTTTAGGAGAAATTCCTTTAGTACAAAGTATTAGAGAAGCAGGAGATGTTGGTCATCCGGTAGCTTTACAAAACGGAACTATTTTAGAAAAATCATTTAATGATATTACTAAAGAAATGGTTGCAGAATTATTAAAAAGAAACGCAGATTTACCACCAACAGAAGTTGTTAGAATTACAACAATGAGTGGTTGTAGTTCAGTGAAAAAATAA
- a CDS encoding NAD(P)/FAD-dependent oxidoreductase translates to MITTDILIIGAGPTGLFTVFEAGLLKLRCHLIDALPQAGGQCSEIYPKKPIYDIPAYPEILAGDLTDKLMEQIKQFEPGFTLGERAETIDKQEDGTFIVTTNKGTKHHAKIVAIAGGLGSFEPRKPPIPNITDFEDKGVEYIIRDPEFYRDKKVVISGGGDSALDWSIFLTDVASSVTLIHRRNEFRGALDSVDKVQELKDAGKITMITPAEVKGIEGADKVTGVSVVKKGEEPFIIEADHFIPLFGLSPKLGPIANWGLEIEKNAIKVNNALDYQTNIPGIYAIGDVNTYPGKLKLILCGFHEATLMCQSAYQRIFPDKKYVMKYTTVGGVEGFDGSKKEAPKAVVKKIE, encoded by the coding sequence GTGATTACTACAGATATCTTAATTATTGGTGCAGGTCCAACCGGACTTTTTACTGTTTTTGAAGCAGGTTTATTAAAATTACGTTGTCATTTAATAGATGCATTGCCGCAAGCAGGCGGGCAATGTTCGGAGATTTATCCTAAGAAACCTATTTATGATATTCCAGCATATCCAGAAATTTTAGCAGGCGATTTAACTGATAAATTAATGGAGCAAATTAAACAATTTGAACCAGGTTTTACATTAGGTGAACGCGCAGAAACAATAGATAAGCAAGAAGATGGAACTTTTATAGTAACCACTAACAAAGGTACAAAGCATCATGCAAAAATAGTAGCAATTGCAGGTGGTTTAGGTTCTTTTGAGCCAAGAAAACCGCCAATTCCTAATATTACAGATTTCGAAGATAAAGGAGTAGAATATATTATTCGCGATCCGGAGTTTTATAGAGATAAAAAAGTAGTCATTTCTGGAGGAGGAGATTCTGCATTAGATTGGTCAATATTTTTAACAGACGTAGCTTCATCTGTAACTTTAATTCACAGAAGAAACGAATTTAGAGGTGCTTTAGATTCTGTAGACAAAGTACAAGAGTTAAAAGATGCTGGTAAAATTACCATGATAACACCTGCAGAAGTTAAAGGAATTGAGGGAGCAGATAAAGTAACCGGAGTTTCTGTTGTTAAAAAAGGAGAAGAACCTTTTATCATTGAAGCAGATCATTTTATTCCATTATTTGGTTTGTCTCCAAAACTAGGTCCAATTGCAAATTGGGGATTAGAAATAGAAAAAAATGCTATTAAAGTAAACAACGCTTTAGATTACCAAACCAATATTCCAGGTATTTATGCCATTGGAGATGTAAATACCTATCCAGGAAAATTAAAGTTGATTTTATGTGGTTTTCACGAAGCTACTTTAATGTGTCAGAGTGCGTATCAACGTATTTTTCCAGATAAAAAATATGTAATGAAATACACAACAGTTGGTGGTGTGGAAGGTTTTGACGGATCTAAAAAAGAAGCGCCAAAAGCTGTAGTTAAAAAGATTGAGTAA
- a CDS encoding homogentisate 1,2-dioxygenase has protein sequence MPFYHKLGKIPPKRHTQFRKKDGSLYYEQLFGTIGFDGMSTNSYHEHRPTMVKHIGKQYSVKPKIAKANNIQSYRFRGFQVQPENDYLESRKIVLTNSDCNIILSAPKKPTTDYFYKNTDADEVIFIHKGTGKLRTHLGNINFKYGDYLVIPRGIIYKLDFDDENNRLFIVESYSPVYTPKRYRNYFGQLLEHSPFCERDLRRPEELETHNELGDFLIKVKKQGEIIEMIYASHPFDVVGYDGYNFPYAFSIHDFEPITGRIHQPPPVHQTFETNAFVICSFVPRLYDYHPNSIPAPYNHSNIDSDEVLYYVDGDFMSRNDIDQGHISLHPAGIPHGPHPGTTEKSIGKTKTEELAVMVDTFKPLMVTEEAMKIADEEYYKSWLE, from the coding sequence ATGCCTTTTTATCATAAGCTAGGGAAAATTCCACCCAAAAGACACACTCAATTTCGTAAAAAAGACGGCAGTTTGTATTACGAGCAATTGTTTGGCACTATTGGTTTCGACGGAATGTCTACCAATTCGTATCACGAGCACAGGCCGACCATGGTTAAGCATATTGGTAAACAATATTCTGTAAAACCAAAAATTGCAAAAGCCAATAATATTCAATCGTATCGTTTTCGCGGATTTCAAGTTCAGCCAGAAAACGACTATTTAGAAAGTAGAAAAATTGTTTTAACAAATTCTGATTGTAATATTATTTTATCAGCACCAAAAAAACCTACCACAGATTATTTTTACAAAAATACAGATGCAGATGAAGTAATTTTTATTCATAAAGGAACTGGAAAATTAAGAACGCATCTTGGTAACATCAACTTTAAATACGGTGATTACTTGGTAATTCCACGTGGAATTATTTACAAACTAGATTTTGATGATGAAAACAACAGACTTTTTATCGTAGAATCTTACTCGCCAGTGTATACGCCAAAAAGATATCGAAATTATTTCGGTCAATTATTGGAACACTCACCTTTTTGTGAACGAGATTTAAGAAGACCCGAGGAATTAGAAACGCATAACGAATTAGGCGATTTCCTAATAAAAGTAAAAAAACAAGGAGAAATTATAGAAATGATTTATGCTTCACATCCTTTTGATGTAGTGGGTTACGACGGTTATAATTTTCCTTATGCATTTTCAATTCACGATTTCGAACCAATTACGGGACGTATCCATCAACCGCCTCCTGTGCATCAAACATTTGAAACAAATGCCTTTGTAATTTGCAGTTTTGTGCCGCGTTTGTACGACTATCATCCAAACTCGATTCCCGCACCATATAACCACAGTAATATAGATTCCGACGAGGTTTTATACTATGTAGATGGCGATTTTATGAGTAGAAATGACATCGATCAAGGGCATATTTCCTTGCATCCAGCCGGAATTCCTCACGGTCCACACCCAGGAACTACTGAGAAAAGTATTGGTAAAACAAAAACCGAAGAATTAGCAGTTATGGTAGACACCTTTAAACCTTTAATGGTTACAGAAGAAGCAATGAAAATTGCCGATGAAGAGTATTATAAATCGTGGCTTGAGTAA